GGGCGAGCTTCATGTTTCCGGTTCCCGAAGCTTCCTTGCCAGCGGTTGAAATCTGCTCGGAAAGATCAGCTGCAGGAATAATCGCTTCTGCAAGGGATACACGATAGTTGGGAAGGAACACGACCTTCAGCTTTCCCTGGATGCGCGGGTCGTTATTGATCTTTTCACCCACCTTGTTGATCGCCCGGATGATATTCTTCGCCAGGTCGTATCCCGGGGCAGCCTTCGCACCAAAGATGAAAACACGCGGCGCAATATCCAGATCGGGATTGTGAACCAACTTCCGATACAGCGAAAGAATGTGCAACAGGTTCAGGTGCTGCCGCTTATACTCATGCAGTCGTTTGATCTGCACATCGAACATCGCAGCCGGATCCACCTCAATCCCGGTTTCAGCCTTGATCACCTCAGCGAGCCTGCACTTGTTCTCGTGTTTCACCTGCATGAAACGCTTCTGAAAATCGGCATCATCGGCAAATGCCTCGAGACCCTTCAGCTGGTTTAAATCATAGGGCCACTGATCGCCAATTTTTTCGGTGATCAACTCCGACAAGCCCGGATTGCAGGCCAACAACCAGCGTCTCGGGGTGATGCCGTTTGTCTTGTTGCGAATCTTGCCCGGATACAGTTGGTCAAATTTCTGGAAGAGATCTTTCTTGAGCAGCTCCGTGTGCAGCGCAGCTACCCCATTTACCGTATGACTGGCAACGACCGAGAGATACGCCATGCGCACCATGCGGTAGTCACCTTCCTCAATGATGGAGAGCGCGGCCTTCATGCCATCATCTCCTGGCCATTTGGCATCCACAGCTTTGAGAAACCGTGCATTGATTTCAAAAATGATCTGCAGATGACGCGGTAATACCTTTTCAAACAGGGCTACACTCCAGCGCTCGAGTGCCTCGGGCAACAGCGTGTGGTTCGTATAGGAGAGCGTTTGCGTCACGAGTTTCCACGCCTCATCCCATTGCATGCCAAAATCATCCAAAAACACCCGCATCAACTCGGGAACCGCCAGGGCAGGGTGGGTGTCATTGAGCTGGATCGCCACCTTTTCTGCAAAGGCTGTCCAATCGTCGTGCCGGTTTCGGTAGCGACGGATGATGTCCTTGAGCGAACAGGCAACGAAGAAATACTGCTGAACAAGACGCAACTCCTTGCCCACCTCGGTTTTATCATTCGGGTAGAGGACCTTCGAAATGGTTTCGTCCAACGCCTTCTGTCGAACAGCCTCCACATAGCCGCCTTCATTAAAGGCCGACAGGTCAAGCTCGTTGGAAGACTTCGCCTCCCACAAGCGCAGAAAATTCACGGTGTTGCCTCCATATCCGCAAATGGGAACATCGTAAGGAACTCCCTCTACCACACGTCCTCCAACCCAGCGCGGCTGATAATCACCTTCGTCATTGTAGGAGTGCTCCACATGTCCATAAACGCGAACCGACTGTGAATACTCTGGACGAATCACTTCCCAGGGATTTCCAAACTGCCGCCAATTGTCAGGGTGCTCGATCTGGTGACCATCCACAAACTCCTGCTTGAACAAACCAAACTGATAGTGGATTCCATACCCAACAGCGGGGATATCCAACGTCGCAAGCGAATCCAGAAAACAAGCTGCCAAACGTCCGAGACCCCCATTCCCGAGACCCATGTCCAATTCTTCGTTGACCAGATCCTCCCAGTTCAGGCCGAGTTCTTCGACTGCGGACTTCACTTCGTCAAGGATCCCTGCATTCACGATATTGTTCTGCAGCAACCTTCCCATGAGGTA
This Puniceicoccaceae bacterium DNA region includes the following protein-coding sequences:
- a CDS encoding glycogen/starch/alpha-glucan phosphorylase, with amino-acid sequence MVYADGSGHSFKDAVLAHLKFTLARDTGTATRRDWWIAVCEAVEDVVLSRFSATMKRHNEADTRRVYYLSLEYLMGRLLQNNIVNAGILDEVKSAVEELGLNWEDLVNEELDMGLGNGGLGRLAACFLDSLATLDIPAVGYGIHYQFGLFKQEFVDGHQIEHPDNWRQFGNPWEVIRPEYSQSVRVYGHVEHSYNDEGDYQPRWVGGRVVEGVPYDVPICGYGGNTVNFLRLWEAKSSNELDLSAFNEGGYVEAVRQKALDETISKVLYPNDKTEVGKELRLVQQYFFVACSLKDIIRRYRNRHDDWTAFAEKVAIQLNDTHPALAVPELMRVFLDDFGMQWDEAWKLVTQTLSYTNHTLLPEALERWSVALFEKVLPRHLQIIFEINARFLKAVDAKWPGDDGMKAALSIIEEGDYRMVRMAYLSVVASHTVNGVAALHTELLKKDLFQKFDQLYPGKIRNKTNGITPRRWLLACNPGLSELITEKIGDQWPYDLNQLKGLEAFADDADFQKRFMQVKHENKCRLAEVIKAETGIEVDPAAMFDVQIKRLHEYKRQHLNLLHILSLYRKLVHNPDLDIAPRVFIFGAKAAPGYDLAKNIIRAINKVGEKINNDPRIQGKLKVVFLPNYRVSLAEAIIPAADLSEQISTAGKEASGTGNMKLALNGALTMGTLDGANVEIEEEVGSENIFIFGLRVEEVDALKADGYNPWDHYYRDPELRAVVDWLSSRNFTPDEEDAFRPIRLSLLEQGDPYLVLADYAAYCEAQEAAGRAYLDRARWAKMAILNTARVGKFSSDRTIREYCEDIWKIDPLP